CACTGTATGACATGGGAAGTTTGTCTGTCACCGAAGGAGGGAGGAATTCTACGGGTTGAGGCATAGGGCCGTTTTGTGAATGGCAGTGAAGAGAGTGCATCAACCTCTGGAACATGCTAGGGGCATTGCAGAGACTGAAAGGCATGACCCAGAAGTGCCACAGACCCTTACCATTAGTGGAAGCAATCTTGGGTCAGGCATCCAGGGCCAGTTCAACCTGTCACTTCAAGAGTCATTCTAAGAAGCTGAAACATGTTGGCGATGTGATCCAGCATGTCCTTGATCTGATGCAGCAGGTCCTTCCAGGTCACAGTATTGAAACAAAAGCAGTCAACAGAAAAATGCCACAACCCGTCCTTTTTCTTGACCAGGACTACCAATAAACGTAAAGTTTCAGTCAATAAACAAATTTATTGTTGATGAATCTTGCTGAAATACTTTACAGAGTATTATCATTTTGAATGCTTTCCTGAACCAGGTGTAAAAGAATGCATAAACGATTGGATTAAAGGTGGAGTTTAAATAGCCAATCCACACCAGCATATCAAACAGCACAGGTGGAGTAGAATAATCAATGATGGGGTCGATGATATTACAGATGAAGAAGGGAGTCCAGCATGAAAGAAAGACGCCCATAACTATGGCCAGGGTCTTGGTGGCTTTTCGCTCCACTTTGCTAGGAGTTGCTTTGCCCTTTTCTGGCCTCGCAGCCTGAGAGACTGAGCTCTGAATGGACCGTGCCTGCCGCTGTGCTACAAGAAAGATCTTTTGATAGATCCCCAGCATAATAAACCcggggatgtagaaagaaaccGTAGACGACACAGAACTTGAGGTCAAACTTTGAAACAGAGTACAGCCTCCAAAGCAATACACCTTCTCATGATAGAACTCCTCGATGCCCCAGATATTCAGTTCCAGAAATACCACCCCAAAACCAACAAGAGCAGAGAGGGTCCAGCTAATCAAGATCATTAACACTGAGACAGGGGTTGTGATCTTAGTCTGGTAGAGGAGGGGCTGGCAAATGGCATAGTATCGATCGATAGAAATGAATGACAGGTGTAAAATGGATGCAGTGCATAGCATGATGTCCGTGCTGGAGTGGATCTTACAGAGGAAGTTGCCCAAATACCAGCAGGTCTCCACTGAGCGCACCATGCTGGGGGGCATGACCACTGCCCCCAGGAGAAGGTCGGTCACAGCCAGGGAGAGGACCAGGTAATTGGTGGGAGTGTGCAGCTGTTTGAAGTGGGCTATAGCAAAAACGACAAGAAGATTTCCAAACACGGTGAGTAGTATGGCAGCCCCAAAAAAGACATACAGAGGTGCTCGTATGGTGGCTGGATAAACATGCTTAGGACAGGACTTGTTTGAAGACTCGTAGCAAAGGACCATGTTTTCAGCTTGGCTGAAGTTCATCTCCTACTGCTCCTTATGAAAATAGCAACTGATCTTCCTACAATTGAAAAAAAGCATATTCAATATTACCACAAGCCAGCTGCAAACCACAAAATTACCACAGTGCCAGAAACAAAACCTGCTGAAGAGGAATTCATACCAGGCTATGTGACATATTTGTATATAAATACTGAAGCATACTACATAAGAACACATTTTTAAGTGTATTTTACCAAGTGTGATCATTGACTGGATTAAATGAAACAGTTGAATTGGTCGTGCACTCAGCTTCGGAAAAAGCTGTGACTATCAGGGCTGGTGAATCCCATAGGTGACACAGGTGGCCACATAGCAAATCACTGGCAAACCCACCAGCAACCTTCACCATCTCATATAAACTTGTGGGTGGGGGCCAGCCGTGACATTTCTGCTCAGGTTACTCTAACACGCAGGAAAAAGCAACGGCTGCTCTTCATCCATTCAATCACATGGATGTCAGAATTAACTGCTTAAAACTTaacagtttacatttttttttcagatgaatttaaaacaattaaaatacaTCCTGATAGACCTGTTGTTAGTCTTACAACCATTTATCTTCCATATAtaaagttaataataataataataataataataataataatagcagcaTAGGTTTAAAGATACTAATGAGTCTCTTACGAGTTGTAAATTTGTAAATGAAACATCaatttagttttattattttcctgAAACACCCCTTTAAAGTactttaaaagttaaagtttctTCTACATTAGGACTTAGAGATAACACAGAACTATGTTCAGAAGAGATCAGGCATCCCTGTGTCTTACCTCAGTCCAACATCTTGATCGGGGACAGATCCCTACAGCAGTGAGGATGGCTATATCTTATGTGCAAGGTTCAGCCGTCTGGCTCTTATGTCACCATGAAACTGTGCATCTTCTCCTGTTAAATCCCAGCTGATGTAGCTTTTCCCAATGGTCAGCAAAGCCCAGGACTGGTCATTAGTCCACCAATAACTCATCAAGGCTTAATTGCACTCAAGTGACCGTTGTTTCCCGGTTGTCCTTTGTCCTGTTTGGTGTCCTACAGCATTAGGAAGCTTTCTTGGCTTCCTGTACTGAGAACTGCAGCCTGTAGTAGCTGCTCTCTTCATTATAGTTAATTTAATCCATATCTAAACATTAACTCATTGTAAACAAGATGTTTCAGGTGAGAAGTGTGTCCATTATAGAAGGGAACTATGCATGATTATAGAAAATACTGCAGTGCTAGAGGTACCTGTGGCTCAGCACAGCATGTTGGACCAATGTCAGCCATGTAAATAGTGTAAATAGTTAGTGCCTattgtgctgtctgtgtgtttattgtAATGTCATGTATAGAATCTGCCAGGTATTACTTTAGTGTCAGAAGTGAGATGCAAGAAACGGCAGCACTGGCACTACTGGAGCGGGTCCTCCTGCACATTGCTCTGGCAGCCAGCTCCATCCTGGCAAACCTGCCAGTGGCCCTGGAGTAACAACACAAGAGCAGCGCAGTTTTGTGGCAAGGCCAGCTCAGGACTGCAAGCCTTGGGATGGGAAGTTCGTCCGCTGGTGCTGTGGGAAGAGGGGGCACCGGGCACGGATTCGCCCAGAAGCCCACGCCAAAGCCACTCAGGAGCGCCATGAGCTGGAGGAGCAGTGGCAGTAGCCAGCAGGATCGGGAGAGGCTGTCTGAGGAGCTGACAGGCTGGGGGTGACAGCGTGACAACTAGAAGCGTCAGGCCAAGGCAGTGGAGGCAGAGTTACTCGACCACGAGGAGGTGTGTTGCGCTTTGGAGGCCCAGTGGGCCAGGAGCACAGCGAGCTGGATGAGAAACAGGAGCAGGGTGAGCAGGACCAGCTGCGGCAGTGTGAGTCCATGGAACAGGGGAGGTGTAGCCTGGAGGAGCAGCTGACTGAGTAGGAATGGCTGCGCGAGGCCACCCTAGTCTGGCAGCTAGCAACACGTCCCCACCAAGCCGTGCAAGACAAAGGGCTGGTGCCTGAGGGAAACCGGCATTGCCAGAGCCTGCTGGCAGCCCAGCACCTGCTAGCTTTGGCAGCAGTACCCAGCTGGGGACCAGTTATGGTGGTTGTCGCGGCTGTTGAACCTAGACGGCGGGGAGGACTTCGGGTCCTGCGAGGGCGGAGGGTTCACCGCTACCTAGAGCACTTATGACACTTGAAGGGGTTCCGGGACAGGTAACCCCCGAAGAAGGCGGCAGATTTATGAAGGAGGTATGCATCGGGCAGCGCAGCATGGTGGATCAGTGCTGGCTGTGTAAATAGTTAGGGTCTATTAGTGTTAGTATGCGTATCTTAATGTCATGTGCTGTAAATCGTGGTGTGTGCATCGACTCTGTGTTGTGGGATTGGTCGGGACAGTCAGCGTGGTGGGGAGTGTGTGTTGGGAGCAGTTGGTGTTTGGTGTTTGTGTTCGGCCATTTTACTCCTATTCAAGCAAAGGCCACAATGCCTGAGTCTGTCGGTTATGACAATACACATATATGTAGAATGTGTGTTGTTGGCGTGGTCAGGACAGCCACCATACACATGCCTCCATATAACTTACAGTATGTCATGAGCTTGTGGTGATCTAACATTCTTGTGAACCACAAATACATTACTTTTCCCTACTGCCTTTCCTATACAGCAAAGACCCAGGAGCACATGTGCGTTATTAAGTCATTCTGATGCACAGACATGTACAcatatgtggtgactagtttACTGTCATTATCACCAGCCTTTTCCCAACATTCAGGCCTGTTCAGGTGACCACATGATGATTAATGCTCTGTAGTCACAGGAAACTTCATGTTATTCAAGTTCAACTGAGGCCGTTGGGGTTCTGATCAATGGGGATAATAGTGACACACACATTGGCCCACGAAGTACTTTTAAAATCAGTTCCTGCTCCTATATAAATTGTTAATGAACACGCTCTTTTGGTGAATCAGTTGTGCTGCTATGGCAGTGTGACTCAGAGGCTGAAAGTGGCACCACATGTGAGCAGGAATCATAGAAATGGTGAGTATGTAAGGGCTGCCTGTCCTGGTGGTCTTCAATCCTGCACGCCGGCAGTGGGGTAGGACCCTGTAACAGCGATTGTTTCTCTACTCCTACAGCGGATCCACAATGAAATACGGGCCTCATTATTGTAACAGATAGAGGCCTGCTTCACTGTATCAGAAGAACTGGACCCTCGCACTGCACACAAATACAGTGTCTGCACCTGACCCCTCTGATGAAAAAATTACATCACTGGAACCATGTGTGCCACAGCACGTCCACAGTAAGTACAAAGTCCTTTCCATTGTTTATGCTGCCTATTAATTTGTATATTATATTCATAGTGCTTCAGACTGTTTATTCCAAACATTCCAGACTCTGTAACAGTCATATGCTTAATATGGTCTGGTGTGAGTAGTGTCTTCCTGGACAGCTGTGTCACACCGGGGGTCGCTGTGCTGGGCAGAGTAGCATATGTCAGTCTCAAATGAGCCCCTGCCCTCTCCCTCTCTGCAGCAGGTAGCTGGTCCCTCATACTGTCAGTTAATCATTGGTGAAGCATAAccaggggtgcgtttctcgaacaacgacgaaagttagcattaacgatgcatcgtactatggtagttcaaactaaccaacatccgaccaacgactgtttctcgaaaccgtcgtaccacagttgtccgaaccacgttagttacttagttagttaggacttatgtagttggaactacagtggttccagcgctgattggtcagactcacggctaACCTACCGTAGTTTAAACCAcaatggttccagcgctgattggtcagactcacggcaagtcgtgcgcaacaactaacaacgcactttcacagccggtcgcttacaaacactcgcgaactgtgtaaaatatataataatcacacacacacacacacatgtatatttatttgtgacatcaatttctgtcagtcacataacgccaataaaatgaaaattagcaatcgcggaaaaataatgcgacgctccttggagtgataaacagaataacttttattccgacgttgtcgcttacagaatattgttatactggctgactggaatacacaggtgtgtgtaataaccaaacattacagacgtaatttcccgagaacaaaggcatggattcgtatctggctgctgtagtgtcattctgctaacattacccacccctgtgctaattaatactttgcagtctgagatttgctcactagacagttaccgtacttatgaccagagacccacacaacaattacgtttcaaactacattttcagacaacttcacattatatgtgatcgtagagctaaattatttcttattaggtattaaagattattaaatttcttacttacacggtgactatacccttattgcactgtattttccaccatcactgacgaatttacatataactacgcttctaactacagctcgtgagctgtagttcgaactacacaacttaacgacagtgtttgcgaacgttcgttcgaactatggtttcgagaaacacctgcgtcgttcaACGATACATCGCAccacgtaagtccgcagtatcgttacctatgtagttcgaactatggtttcgagaaacacctgcgtcgtacttacatagtttgaaccacgcaagttgctaacgtaggtagcaacgatggtttcgagaaacgcaccccagagTGGTACGCTTGCTGTTACTCTTTGGATTAAATAGTCTCTTTagctcagcctaactgcatgtgtgcctagttgactccttgaaAGCtgcatgtttgtaatgtgctactTCCCtcactcatttaaaaaaatgttaaacaCAATGTTTGAAATGTGTAACTACAGTCGTATTCTTATTTGTCTCCCTCTTGTGGCCAATTGTGCAAAAGGCACTGCAGTCAGATTCTTTTCAGTGACGTATTTCAAATTACAACGTATAGATAAATGGACAAAAAgcgcacacgcatgcacacacacacacacgtttgtaattatatctttgcaGGGACTctacattcatttttatggggtaaactctaatcacaacatgattaGAGTTTAAcccatacccagccctaactttaa
This window of the Paramormyrops kingsleyae isolate MSU_618 chromosome 19, PKINGS_0.4, whole genome shotgun sequence genome carries:
- the LOC111843755 gene encoding trace amine-associated receptor 1-like, which encodes MNFSQAENMVLCYESSNKSCPKHVYPATIRAPLYVFFGAAILLTVFGNLLVVFAIAHFKQLHTPTNYLVLSLAVTDLLLGAVVMPPSMVRSVETCWYLGNFLCKIHSSTDIMLCTASILHLSFISIDRYYAICQPLLYQTKITTPVSVLMILISWTLSALVGFGVVFLELNIWGIEEFYHEKVYCFGGCTLFQSLTSSSVSSTVSFYIPGFIMLGIYQKIFLVAQRQARSIQSSVSQAARPEKGKATPSKVERKATKTLAIVMGVFLSCWTPFFICNIIDPIIDYSTPPVLFDMLVWIGYLNSTFNPIVYAFFYTWFRKAFKMIILCKVFQQDSSTINLFID